The genome window ACGTGATGCTGGACGCGGTCTACGCAGAGGTGGAGCGGCCCGAGGACGCGTCCGCGGGCTGGAGGGCCCGGCTGGAGCAGGTGGCCCGGCAGAACTGGGCGCTGTACCACCGGCACCCGTGGATGCTGCAGATTGCCACCAGCCGCCCGGTGATGGGGCCCAACACCATCGCGAAGTACGACTACGAGCTGCGCGCCGTCGCCGGCATCGGCCTCACGGACGTGGAGATGGACTCCGTGGTCAGCCTCGTACTGGGGCACGTCGAGGGCGCGGCCCGCCGGGCGCTGGAGTCCGCCCAGGCCGAGCAGCAGACGGGCATGAGCCACGAGCAGTGGTGGAGCGCCCACGCCCCGCTGCTGGAGAAGGTCTTCGACGCCAGCCGCTACCCCACCGCGGCCCGGGTCGGTGCCGCCGCGGGGGAGGCCTACGGCGCCGCCCACGAGCCCGAACATGCCTTCGAGTTCGGGCTCCAGCGGGTGCTCGACGGCATCGAGATGCTCATCGAGCGGCGAGCGGCGAAGCCCGGCCGGAGGAAGTAGCTCCGGG of Pyxidicoccus xibeiensis contains these proteins:
- a CDS encoding TetR/AcrR family transcriptional regulator; translated protein: MTEYSGRGDPARSLALLWRTRTQEPSSRKGKPELSVDRIVRVALEVADAEGLAAVSMRRVADALKVGTMSLYTYVPGKAELIDVMLDAVYAEVERPEDASAGWRARLEQVARQNWALYHRHPWMLQIATSRPVMGPNTIAKYDYELRAVAGIGLTDVEMDSVVSLVLGHVEGAARRALESAQAEQQTGMSHEQWWSAHAPLLEKVFDASRYPTAARVGAAAGEAYGAAHEPEHAFEFGLQRVLDGIEMLIERRAAKPGRRK